CCACATTCCAAGAATCCTTGAAGAACTGGCTAGAGAAGCCATCAGGACCAGGAGACTTAGTAGATGGTATAAAGAATAAACATTCTTTAATTTCCTCAGGGGTCACAGGAGCAAGAAGAGCACACTTATGATGTTCAGTGACCAGCTTACCACTCCTCACAGTAGGGATATGCACATGAGTAGTAGGCTGGCAAGTACCCAATAACTCCTGATAATAAGCCAAGAAAGCCTGTTCAATGTCTTGTGGGTCTTTATATAAGGTACCATCCTGCCCTCTGATGCTCATAACTCTGTTATGGATTTGTCTAGATCTAATCTGATTATGAAAAAACCTAGTATTCTCATCCCCATTGCAAATCCAGTCAATTTTAGATTTCTGACAAATGAAACTATGATAAATTTTAGAGAGCTTCCTAAAAGAGTCAGCAGCCTCACATTCAGCAGCTACCAGGATAGGGTCAGTTGGAGTAGCCTGCAGCTAAATCTGAATACTCTCCAACAGAGCCTGAGCAACTCCCACTGCCTTCTCAATGTCTGAAAATTTATTTCTATTCAATTCTCTCAGAGGTTGTTTTAACTGTTTCAATTTAGTGACCAATTGGTACATCAAAGTACCCTGCACAGACCTGCTCCAAACTTGCTGCACCACCCTAGGGAAATCATCATCAAGGCTCCACATGTTATAATATCTAAACTGTCTCTTAGGAGGAAGCCTCACTTGTCTCCTATAGCACACACAAGGATTATGGTCTAAAAGACCCTCAGGTCCACCACTCAGAATTAATGAGAAATCTATCAATTTTTGAAAAAGAGTGAGACAAGGGGTCTTGCTTATTGTTCCAAGTATAAAAAGCTCCTTGACCCTTAATATTAGCCAGTCCACAATACTACACACACTCTCTGAACTCTGCAATATCAGACCACTGAACATCCCTACCATTCCTCTCATTAAAATTCAACACATTATTAAAATCTCCACAGATCCCCCAAGACCCTGAATAAGAATCCTTAATGTACTTCATATGAGCCCAAAGATCTTTCCTCTCACTATCCTCATTAAAACCATAAACCACAGAGAAAAGAAATTCATCACCAGTTGCAAGTTCTACCACTTTTTTAGTTATAACTTGTGCATTCATTAAAAGAGGTGTAACACTGAAAACCTGAGAAGACCAAATTATCCAAACTCTACCCCTATTATAATAGCCACTATTATTAATTCCAGACCAGTGAGTGCCCAGATTATTCAAGACAGTATTAAAATCTTGTATCTTAATCTTAGTTTCCAAAAGACCATAGAgaccaatattattatgatgtATAAATTTCCTCACATCCTGTTGTTTATTGATCCCATTTATTCCCCTCATATTCCAACTTCCAATACTATCCATTAACTATTAATCCAGGTGGTTCCTCCAGTCTCCCACTCATTTGAACTACCTTACTAGGACTTAAATCCTCCACATAAGACTTAGTTGGAGATATATCCTTTCTTAGACTCTGATGTTCTTGTCTGGTTACTTGTTGAATGACAAGAGTAGAAGAGAGAATATCAGAAGAATTGTGATATGTTATTCCCCCAAATGGAGGTTCAGCAGGAGCCTGGACCTCAGAGGATGAAGCCACCTGAGTAGCCTTCTGAATTGGCTTCTGAAGAGGCCTCTAAAATTTCTGAATAGGTTTAGAGGGTTGCCTAGAAATAGGTTTAGCTACAGGCACCACTGACTTTTTCTTACACATCTCCCTAGTATGTCCAATCCCTCTACAACTGCCACAGATAGATGGTTTCCATTCATATTCCACTAGAATGCTCACCTCACTACCTTTCTCATCCTTAAAAAACAGCTTATCAGGGAAATCCTGACCAATTTCCACCTCTACTAAGAGTCTAGCAAAGCCTAGTCTGGTCTTTTCCTCAGTTGCAACATCTCTCTTAATACATTTACCCAGGAAATCAGCCAGCTTCTCAAGAGTGGA
The Silene latifolia isolate original U9 population chromosome 11, ASM4854445v1, whole genome shotgun sequence genome window above contains:
- the LOC141614190 gene encoding uncharacterized protein LOC141614190, whose protein sequence is MRGINGINKQQDVRKFIHHNNIGLYGLLETKIKIQDFNTVLNNLGTHWSGINNSGYYNRGRVWIIWSSQVFSVTPLLMNAQVITKKVVELATGDEFLFSVVYGFNEDSERKDLWAHMKYIKDSYSGSWGICGDFNNVLNFNERNGRDVQWSDIAEFRERQVRLPPKRQFRYYNMWSLDDDFPRVVQQVWSRSVQGTLMYQLVTKLKQLKQPLRELNRNKFSDIEKAVGVAQALKLSKIYHSFICQKSKIDWICNGDENTRFFHNQIRSRQIHNRVMSIRGQDGTLYKDPQDIEQAFLAYYQELLGTCQPTTHVHIPTVRSGKLVTEHHKCALLAPVTPEEIKECLFFIPSTKSPGPDGFSSQFFKDSWNVVGGMLCRLFNIFF